In Odontesthes bonariensis isolate fOdoBon6 chromosome 9, fOdoBon6.hap1, whole genome shotgun sequence, the following proteins share a genomic window:
- the iws1 gene encoding protein IWS1 homolog isoform X2 encodes MDGEEDGFASGSHSDDGGGTPVQDEHPPSDGEEMRSEGHQSEDDGSHDEDASTAMEVGGAASGSDNEDHPGADSDSEGEVPRGRGEEDKSDSEGDAPRPTGGDSPAKRTASASDDEDSSPVKHAASDHEEGASPIRRRGSSSEAEEGEDAAKPAASPGRRSDSDSDSDTETPARQKAAQVDSEEEEEKQEEGGAGGGGGKWKAVMQSDSEEDEEEEGRPSKGAAKSDEEQKEDEEKPVKRKNAILSDSEDEEKEEKPAVKRSRAVSDDENSDSEGSVGPDRSMAAKLKELGSDSGSEDEDAAKAGNKDEKALFGSDSESGDEEEKMIADIFGESGDEEEEEFTGFNQEDLEADKKESKEQQQVQEESDSDEGVDRGGQDMSFMSDFDVMLAKRKAMNSRKRRHRDGGTFISDADDVVNAMITKMTEAAEEDRTLNSTKKPALKKLTLLPQVVMHLKKQDLKDTFIDSGVMSAIKEWISPLPDKSLPALRIREELLRILQELPSVSQETLKHSGIGRAVMFLYKHPKESRSNKDLALKLINEWSRPIFGLTSNYKGMTREERQQRDLDQQMPQRRRLSQPQKVERAEEPDVFSPPTSSGGQTPRRDLEKQLTGEEKALRPGDPGFCARARVPMPSNKDYVVRPKWNVEGDSSRSGCKKAIGLLEKHKRRFAEQRKMGRPQGAVKISIEGNRMPL; translated from the exons ATGGACGGAGAAGAGGACGGCTTCGCGTCCGGGAGCCACTCGG atgACGGAGGTGGGACTCCCGTCCAGGATGAACACCCGCCATCTGATGGCGAAGAGATGAGGAGCGAAGGCCACCAGTCCGAG GATGACGGCAGCCATGATGAAGACGCCTCCACCGCCATGGAGGTGGGCGGGGCGGCCAGCGGCTCGGACAACGAGGACCACCCCGGCGCCGACAGCGACTCCGAGGGGGAGGTCCCGAGGGGCCGCGGCGAGGAAGACAAAAGTGACTCAGAGGGCGACGCCCCGCGGCCCACCGGCGGCGACTCTCCCGCCAAACGCACGGCGAGCGCCTCGGACGACGAGGACTCGTCTCCCGTCAAACACGCTGCCTCCGACCACGAGGAGGGGGCGTCCCCCATCAGACGCCGGGGGAGCAGCTCGGAGGCGGAGGAGGGCGAGGACGCCGCCAAGCCCGCGGCGTCCCCCGGCCGGCGCTCTGACAGCGACAGTGACTCTGACACAGAGACGCCCGCCAGACAAAAGGCGGCGCAGGTGGActccgaggaggaggaggagaagcaggaggaaggtggagcaggtggaggaggggggaAGTGGAAGGCTGTGATGCAGTCTGACAgcgaggaggacgaggaggaggaagggcGGCCGAGCAAAGGCGCCGCCAAGAGTGATGAAGAGCAGAAGGAGGACGAGGAGAAGCCAG TAAAGAGGAAGAACGCCATCCTGTCGGACAGCGAGGATGAGGAGAAGGAAGAGAAACCAG CGGTGAAGAGGAGTCGGGCGGTGTCCGACGACGAGAACTCGGACAGCGAGGGCTCGGTGGGTCCCGACAGAAGCATGGCGGCCAAGCTGAAGGAGCTGGGCTCGGACAGCGGCAGCGAGGACGAGGACGCGGCGAAGGCCGGGAACAAGGACGAGAAGGCGCTGTTCGGCAGCGACAGCGAGTCCGGAGACGAGGAGGA GAAAATGATCGCAGACATCTTCGGGGAGTCCggagacgaggaggaggaggagttcaCG GGCTTCAACCAGGAGGACCTGGAGGCCGACAAGAAGGAGTccaaggagcagcagcaggtgcaggAGGAGTCGGACTCGGACGAGGGGGTGGACCGCGGCGGCCAGGA CATGAGCTTCATGTCGGACTTCGACGTCATGCTGGCCAAAAGGAAAGCCATGAACAGCAGGAAGAGGCGGCACCGCGACGGCGGAACCTTCATCAGCGACGCCGACGACGTGGTCAACGCCATGATCACCAAGATGACCGAGGCGGCGGAG GAGGACCGGACCCTGAACAGCACCAAGAAGCCGGCGCTGAAGAAGCTGACGCTGCTGCCGCAGGTGGTCATGCACCTGAAGAA GCAGGACTTAAAGGACACGTTCATCGACAGCGGCGTGATGTCGGCCATCAAAGAGTGGATCAGTCCTCTGCCGGACAAGTCGCTGCCGGCGCTGCGGATCAGGGAGGAGCTGCTGAGGATCCTGCAGGAG CTGCCCAGCGTCAGCCAGGAGACGCTGAAGCACAGCGGCATCGGGCGGGCCGTCATGTTCCTGTACAAGCATCCCAAAGAGTCCCGGTCCAACAAAGACCTCGCCCTCAAACTCATCA ACGAGTGGTCCCGGCCCATCTTCGGCCTGACGTCCAACTACAAAGGGATGACCCGGGAGGAGCGCCAGCAGAGGGACCTGGACCAGCAGATGCCTCAGAGACGGCGGCTCAG tCAGCCTCAGAAGGTGGAGAGGGCGGAGGAACCCGACGTCTTCTCTCCACCAACCAG ctccGGGGGTCAGACGCCCCGAAGAGACCTGGAGAAGCAGCTGACGGGGGAGGAAAA AGCTCTGCGGCCCGGTGACCCCGGGTTCTGCGCCAGGGCCCGCGTCCCCATGCCCTCCAACAAAGACTACGTGGTTCGACCCAAATGGAACGTGGAGGGGGACTCGAGCAGG AGCGGCTGTAAAAAAGCCATCGGGCTGCTGGAGAAGCACAAGCGCCGCTTCGCGGAGCAGAGGAAGATGGGGCGGCCGCAGGGCGCCGTGAAGATCAGCATAGAGGGGAACAGGATGCCGCTGTAG
- the iws1 gene encoding protein IWS1 homolog isoform X4, with protein sequence MDGEEDGFASGSHSDDGGGTPVQDEHPPSDGEEMRSEGHQSEDDGSHDEDASTAMEVGGAASGSDNEDHPGADSDSEGEVPRGRGEEDKSDSEGDAPRPTGGDSPAKRTASASDDEDSSPVKHAASDHEEGASPIRRRGSSSEAEEGEDAAKPAASPGRRSDSDSDSDTETPARQKAAQVDSEEEEEKQEEGGAGGGGGKWKAVMQSDSEEDEEEEGRPSKGAAKSDEEQKEDEEKPVKRKNAILSDSEDEEKEEKPAVKRSRAVSDDENSDSEGSVGPDRSMAAKLKELGSDSGSEDEDAAKAGNKDEKALFGSDSESGDEEEKMIADIFGESGDEEEEEFTGFNQEDLEADKKESKEQQQVQEESDSDEGVDRGGQDMSFMSDFDVMLAKRKAMNSRKRRHRDGGTFISDADDVVNAMITKMTEAAEEDRTLNSTKKPALKKLTLLPQVVMHLKKQDLKDTFIDSGVMSAIKEWISPLPDKSLPALRIREELLRILQELPSVSQETLKHSGIGRAVMFLYKHPKESRSNKDLALKLINEWSRPIFGLTSNYKGMTREERQQRDLDQQMPQRRRLSSGGQTPRRDLEKQLTGEEKALRPGDPGFCARARVPMPSNKDYVVRPKWNVEGDSSRSGCKKAIGLLEKHKRRFAEQRKMGRPQGAVKISIEGNRMPL encoded by the exons ATGGACGGAGAAGAGGACGGCTTCGCGTCCGGGAGCCACTCGG atgACGGAGGTGGGACTCCCGTCCAGGATGAACACCCGCCATCTGATGGCGAAGAGATGAGGAGCGAAGGCCACCAGTCCGAG GATGACGGCAGCCATGATGAAGACGCCTCCACCGCCATGGAGGTGGGCGGGGCGGCCAGCGGCTCGGACAACGAGGACCACCCCGGCGCCGACAGCGACTCCGAGGGGGAGGTCCCGAGGGGCCGCGGCGAGGAAGACAAAAGTGACTCAGAGGGCGACGCCCCGCGGCCCACCGGCGGCGACTCTCCCGCCAAACGCACGGCGAGCGCCTCGGACGACGAGGACTCGTCTCCCGTCAAACACGCTGCCTCCGACCACGAGGAGGGGGCGTCCCCCATCAGACGCCGGGGGAGCAGCTCGGAGGCGGAGGAGGGCGAGGACGCCGCCAAGCCCGCGGCGTCCCCCGGCCGGCGCTCTGACAGCGACAGTGACTCTGACACAGAGACGCCCGCCAGACAAAAGGCGGCGCAGGTGGActccgaggaggaggaggagaagcaggaggaaggtggagcaggtggaggaggggggaAGTGGAAGGCTGTGATGCAGTCTGACAgcgaggaggacgaggaggaggaagggcGGCCGAGCAAAGGCGCCGCCAAGAGTGATGAAGAGCAGAAGGAGGACGAGGAGAAGCCAG TAAAGAGGAAGAACGCCATCCTGTCGGACAGCGAGGATGAGGAGAAGGAAGAGAAACCAG CGGTGAAGAGGAGTCGGGCGGTGTCCGACGACGAGAACTCGGACAGCGAGGGCTCGGTGGGTCCCGACAGAAGCATGGCGGCCAAGCTGAAGGAGCTGGGCTCGGACAGCGGCAGCGAGGACGAGGACGCGGCGAAGGCCGGGAACAAGGACGAGAAGGCGCTGTTCGGCAGCGACAGCGAGTCCGGAGACGAGGAGGA GAAAATGATCGCAGACATCTTCGGGGAGTCCggagacgaggaggaggaggagttcaCG GGCTTCAACCAGGAGGACCTGGAGGCCGACAAGAAGGAGTccaaggagcagcagcaggtgcaggAGGAGTCGGACTCGGACGAGGGGGTGGACCGCGGCGGCCAGGA CATGAGCTTCATGTCGGACTTCGACGTCATGCTGGCCAAAAGGAAAGCCATGAACAGCAGGAAGAGGCGGCACCGCGACGGCGGAACCTTCATCAGCGACGCCGACGACGTGGTCAACGCCATGATCACCAAGATGACCGAGGCGGCGGAG GAGGACCGGACCCTGAACAGCACCAAGAAGCCGGCGCTGAAGAAGCTGACGCTGCTGCCGCAGGTGGTCATGCACCTGAAGAA GCAGGACTTAAAGGACACGTTCATCGACAGCGGCGTGATGTCGGCCATCAAAGAGTGGATCAGTCCTCTGCCGGACAAGTCGCTGCCGGCGCTGCGGATCAGGGAGGAGCTGCTGAGGATCCTGCAGGAG CTGCCCAGCGTCAGCCAGGAGACGCTGAAGCACAGCGGCATCGGGCGGGCCGTCATGTTCCTGTACAAGCATCCCAAAGAGTCCCGGTCCAACAAAGACCTCGCCCTCAAACTCATCA ACGAGTGGTCCCGGCCCATCTTCGGCCTGACGTCCAACTACAAAGGGATGACCCGGGAGGAGCGCCAGCAGAGGGACCTGGACCAGCAGATGCCTCAGAGACGGCGGCTCAG ctccGGGGGTCAGACGCCCCGAAGAGACCTGGAGAAGCAGCTGACGGGGGAGGAAAA AGCTCTGCGGCCCGGTGACCCCGGGTTCTGCGCCAGGGCCCGCGTCCCCATGCCCTCCAACAAAGACTACGTGGTTCGACCCAAATGGAACGTGGAGGGGGACTCGAGCAGG AGCGGCTGTAAAAAAGCCATCGGGCTGCTGGAGAAGCACAAGCGCCGCTTCGCGGAGCAGAGGAAGATGGGGCGGCCGCAGGGCGCCGTGAAGATCAGCATAGAGGGGAACAGGATGCCGCTGTAG
- the iws1 gene encoding protein IWS1 homolog isoform X3, whose protein sequence is MDGEEDGFASGSHSDDGGGTPVQDEHPPSDGEEMRSEGHQSEDDGSHDEDASTAMEVGGAASGSDNEDHPGADSDSEGEVPRGRGEEDKSDSEGDAPRPTGGDSPAKRTASASDDEDSSPVKHAASDHEEGASPIRRRGSSSEAEEGEDAAKPAASPGRRSDSDSDSDTETPARQKAAQVDSEEEEEKQEEGGAGGGGGKWKAVMQSDSEEDEEEEGRPSKGAAKSDEEQKEDEEKPVKRKNAILSDSEDEEKEEKPAVKRSRAVSDDENSDSEGSVGPDRSMAAKLKELGSDSGSEDEDAAKAGNKDEKALFGSDSESGDEEEKMIADIFGESGDEEEEEFTGFNQEDLEADKKESKEQQQVQEESDSDEGVDRGGQDMSFMSDFDVMLAKRKAMNSRKRRHRDGGTFISDADDVVNAMITKMTEAAEEDRTLNSTKKPALKKLTLLPQVVMHLKKQDLKDTFIDSGVMSAIKEWISPLPDKSLPALRIREELLRILQELPSVSQETLKHSGIGRAVMFLYKHPKESRSNKDLALKLINEWSRPIFGLTSNYKGMTREERQQRDLDQQMPQRRRLSSGGQTPRRDLEKQLTGEEKALRPGDPGFCARARVPMPSNKDYVVRPKWNVEGDSSRGAMKKGMTRVDKQMRRFADIRRLTKTGHAVKISVEGNRMPL, encoded by the exons ATGGACGGAGAAGAGGACGGCTTCGCGTCCGGGAGCCACTCGG atgACGGAGGTGGGACTCCCGTCCAGGATGAACACCCGCCATCTGATGGCGAAGAGATGAGGAGCGAAGGCCACCAGTCCGAG GATGACGGCAGCCATGATGAAGACGCCTCCACCGCCATGGAGGTGGGCGGGGCGGCCAGCGGCTCGGACAACGAGGACCACCCCGGCGCCGACAGCGACTCCGAGGGGGAGGTCCCGAGGGGCCGCGGCGAGGAAGACAAAAGTGACTCAGAGGGCGACGCCCCGCGGCCCACCGGCGGCGACTCTCCCGCCAAACGCACGGCGAGCGCCTCGGACGACGAGGACTCGTCTCCCGTCAAACACGCTGCCTCCGACCACGAGGAGGGGGCGTCCCCCATCAGACGCCGGGGGAGCAGCTCGGAGGCGGAGGAGGGCGAGGACGCCGCCAAGCCCGCGGCGTCCCCCGGCCGGCGCTCTGACAGCGACAGTGACTCTGACACAGAGACGCCCGCCAGACAAAAGGCGGCGCAGGTGGActccgaggaggaggaggagaagcaggaggaaggtggagcaggtggaggaggggggaAGTGGAAGGCTGTGATGCAGTCTGACAgcgaggaggacgaggaggaggaagggcGGCCGAGCAAAGGCGCCGCCAAGAGTGATGAAGAGCAGAAGGAGGACGAGGAGAAGCCAG TAAAGAGGAAGAACGCCATCCTGTCGGACAGCGAGGATGAGGAGAAGGAAGAGAAACCAG CGGTGAAGAGGAGTCGGGCGGTGTCCGACGACGAGAACTCGGACAGCGAGGGCTCGGTGGGTCCCGACAGAAGCATGGCGGCCAAGCTGAAGGAGCTGGGCTCGGACAGCGGCAGCGAGGACGAGGACGCGGCGAAGGCCGGGAACAAGGACGAGAAGGCGCTGTTCGGCAGCGACAGCGAGTCCGGAGACGAGGAGGA GAAAATGATCGCAGACATCTTCGGGGAGTCCggagacgaggaggaggaggagttcaCG GGCTTCAACCAGGAGGACCTGGAGGCCGACAAGAAGGAGTccaaggagcagcagcaggtgcaggAGGAGTCGGACTCGGACGAGGGGGTGGACCGCGGCGGCCAGGA CATGAGCTTCATGTCGGACTTCGACGTCATGCTGGCCAAAAGGAAAGCCATGAACAGCAGGAAGAGGCGGCACCGCGACGGCGGAACCTTCATCAGCGACGCCGACGACGTGGTCAACGCCATGATCACCAAGATGACCGAGGCGGCGGAG GAGGACCGGACCCTGAACAGCACCAAGAAGCCGGCGCTGAAGAAGCTGACGCTGCTGCCGCAGGTGGTCATGCACCTGAAGAA GCAGGACTTAAAGGACACGTTCATCGACAGCGGCGTGATGTCGGCCATCAAAGAGTGGATCAGTCCTCTGCCGGACAAGTCGCTGCCGGCGCTGCGGATCAGGGAGGAGCTGCTGAGGATCCTGCAGGAG CTGCCCAGCGTCAGCCAGGAGACGCTGAAGCACAGCGGCATCGGGCGGGCCGTCATGTTCCTGTACAAGCATCCCAAAGAGTCCCGGTCCAACAAAGACCTCGCCCTCAAACTCATCA ACGAGTGGTCCCGGCCCATCTTCGGCCTGACGTCCAACTACAAAGGGATGACCCGGGAGGAGCGCCAGCAGAGGGACCTGGACCAGCAGATGCCTCAGAGACGGCGGCTCAG ctccGGGGGTCAGACGCCCCGAAGAGACCTGGAGAAGCAGCTGACGGGGGAGGAAAA AGCTCTGCGGCCCGGTGACCCCGGGTTCTGCGCCAGGGCCCGCGTCCCCATGCCCTCCAACAAAGACTACGTGGTTCGACCCAAATGGAACGTGGAGGGGGACTCGAGCAGG GGTGCAATGAAGAAGGGCATGACCCGGGTCGATAAACAGATGCGTAGATTTGCCGACATCCGCCGCCTCACCAAGACGGGTCACGCCGTGAAGATCAGCGTGGAAGGCAACCGGATGCCGCTCTGA
- the iws1 gene encoding protein IWS1 homolog isoform X1, with the protein MDGEEDGFASGSHSDDGGGTPVQDEHPPSDGEEMRSEGHQSEDDGSHDEDASTAMEVGGAASGSDNEDHPGADSDSEGEVPRGRGEEDKSDSEGDAPRPTGGDSPAKRTASASDDEDSSPVKHAASDHEEGASPIRRRGSSSEAEEGEDAAKPAASPGRRSDSDSDSDTETPARQKAAQVDSEEEEEKQEEGGAGGGGGKWKAVMQSDSEEDEEEEGRPSKGAAKSDEEQKEDEEKPVKRKNAILSDSEDEEKEEKPAVKRSRAVSDDENSDSEGSVGPDRSMAAKLKELGSDSGSEDEDAAKAGNKDEKALFGSDSESGDEEEKMIADIFGESGDEEEEEFTGFNQEDLEADKKESKEQQQVQEESDSDEGVDRGGQDMSFMSDFDVMLAKRKAMNSRKRRHRDGGTFISDADDVVNAMITKMTEAAEEDRTLNSTKKPALKKLTLLPQVVMHLKKQDLKDTFIDSGVMSAIKEWISPLPDKSLPALRIREELLRILQELPSVSQETLKHSGIGRAVMFLYKHPKESRSNKDLALKLINEWSRPIFGLTSNYKGMTREERQQRDLDQQMPQRRRLSQPQKVERAEEPDVFSPPTSSGGQTPRRDLEKQLTGEEKALRPGDPGFCARARVPMPSNKDYVVRPKWNVEGDSSRGAMKKGMTRVDKQMRRFADIRRLTKTGHAVKISVEGNRMPL; encoded by the exons ATGGACGGAGAAGAGGACGGCTTCGCGTCCGGGAGCCACTCGG atgACGGAGGTGGGACTCCCGTCCAGGATGAACACCCGCCATCTGATGGCGAAGAGATGAGGAGCGAAGGCCACCAGTCCGAG GATGACGGCAGCCATGATGAAGACGCCTCCACCGCCATGGAGGTGGGCGGGGCGGCCAGCGGCTCGGACAACGAGGACCACCCCGGCGCCGACAGCGACTCCGAGGGGGAGGTCCCGAGGGGCCGCGGCGAGGAAGACAAAAGTGACTCAGAGGGCGACGCCCCGCGGCCCACCGGCGGCGACTCTCCCGCCAAACGCACGGCGAGCGCCTCGGACGACGAGGACTCGTCTCCCGTCAAACACGCTGCCTCCGACCACGAGGAGGGGGCGTCCCCCATCAGACGCCGGGGGAGCAGCTCGGAGGCGGAGGAGGGCGAGGACGCCGCCAAGCCCGCGGCGTCCCCCGGCCGGCGCTCTGACAGCGACAGTGACTCTGACACAGAGACGCCCGCCAGACAAAAGGCGGCGCAGGTGGActccgaggaggaggaggagaagcaggaggaaggtggagcaggtggaggaggggggaAGTGGAAGGCTGTGATGCAGTCTGACAgcgaggaggacgaggaggaggaagggcGGCCGAGCAAAGGCGCCGCCAAGAGTGATGAAGAGCAGAAGGAGGACGAGGAGAAGCCAG TAAAGAGGAAGAACGCCATCCTGTCGGACAGCGAGGATGAGGAGAAGGAAGAGAAACCAG CGGTGAAGAGGAGTCGGGCGGTGTCCGACGACGAGAACTCGGACAGCGAGGGCTCGGTGGGTCCCGACAGAAGCATGGCGGCCAAGCTGAAGGAGCTGGGCTCGGACAGCGGCAGCGAGGACGAGGACGCGGCGAAGGCCGGGAACAAGGACGAGAAGGCGCTGTTCGGCAGCGACAGCGAGTCCGGAGACGAGGAGGA GAAAATGATCGCAGACATCTTCGGGGAGTCCggagacgaggaggaggaggagttcaCG GGCTTCAACCAGGAGGACCTGGAGGCCGACAAGAAGGAGTccaaggagcagcagcaggtgcaggAGGAGTCGGACTCGGACGAGGGGGTGGACCGCGGCGGCCAGGA CATGAGCTTCATGTCGGACTTCGACGTCATGCTGGCCAAAAGGAAAGCCATGAACAGCAGGAAGAGGCGGCACCGCGACGGCGGAACCTTCATCAGCGACGCCGACGACGTGGTCAACGCCATGATCACCAAGATGACCGAGGCGGCGGAG GAGGACCGGACCCTGAACAGCACCAAGAAGCCGGCGCTGAAGAAGCTGACGCTGCTGCCGCAGGTGGTCATGCACCTGAAGAA GCAGGACTTAAAGGACACGTTCATCGACAGCGGCGTGATGTCGGCCATCAAAGAGTGGATCAGTCCTCTGCCGGACAAGTCGCTGCCGGCGCTGCGGATCAGGGAGGAGCTGCTGAGGATCCTGCAGGAG CTGCCCAGCGTCAGCCAGGAGACGCTGAAGCACAGCGGCATCGGGCGGGCCGTCATGTTCCTGTACAAGCATCCCAAAGAGTCCCGGTCCAACAAAGACCTCGCCCTCAAACTCATCA ACGAGTGGTCCCGGCCCATCTTCGGCCTGACGTCCAACTACAAAGGGATGACCCGGGAGGAGCGCCAGCAGAGGGACCTGGACCAGCAGATGCCTCAGAGACGGCGGCTCAG tCAGCCTCAGAAGGTGGAGAGGGCGGAGGAACCCGACGTCTTCTCTCCACCAACCAG ctccGGGGGTCAGACGCCCCGAAGAGACCTGGAGAAGCAGCTGACGGGGGAGGAAAA AGCTCTGCGGCCCGGTGACCCCGGGTTCTGCGCCAGGGCCCGCGTCCCCATGCCCTCCAACAAAGACTACGTGGTTCGACCCAAATGGAACGTGGAGGGGGACTCGAGCAGG GGTGCAATGAAGAAGGGCATGACCCGGGTCGATAAACAGATGCGTAGATTTGCCGACATCCGCCGCCTCACCAAGACGGGTCACGCCGTGAAGATCAGCGTGGAAGGCAACCGGATGCCGCTCTGA